The following are encoded together in the Arcticibacterium luteifluviistationis genome:
- a CDS encoding glycoside hydrolase family 53 protein: MQKYQNYILILFFSGFLSSCEVVSQKRQNHIYLGADLSYVNELVACGAKFTHNGKAIEPYDFFASKGANLTRLRLWHKPTWTSYSTLADVKKSIAKSKAKNMPVLLDFHYSDTWADPAHQLIPSAWSGITDTEILGDSLYLYTKATLTELNNENLLPDFVQIGNETNSEILMEKETKENGPTNWPRNISLFNKGLKAVSDFNKTNNSNVQTMLHVAQPDEALEWFENANNNNLQSFDWIGLSYYPNWSKFDLKQLEETISTLKSTYNKHVMVVETGYPYSTRNFDEASNVLGNVSGLKGYPISPEGQLSFMIDLTASVIKAGGEGVIYWEPAWVNSNCKTQWGTGSHWENAAFFDASRNNEALPVFQFFGHNYFK, encoded by the coding sequence ATGCAGAAATACCAAAACTACATTCTAATACTGTTCTTCTCTGGCTTTCTCTCTTCTTGCGAGGTAGTATCTCAAAAAAGACAAAACCACATTTACTTAGGTGCTGATCTCTCCTACGTAAATGAGTTGGTGGCGTGTGGTGCCAAATTCACTCATAACGGAAAAGCGATAGAACCATATGATTTTTTTGCGTCAAAAGGAGCAAATCTTACTCGTCTCAGACTTTGGCATAAGCCTACGTGGACGAGCTACTCAACCCTCGCTGATGTAAAAAAATCTATTGCTAAATCAAAAGCAAAAAACATGCCTGTTTTACTTGACTTTCATTACTCTGATACTTGGGCAGACCCTGCTCATCAGCTAATTCCGAGTGCTTGGTCGGGCATTACAGATACCGAAATATTAGGAGATAGCCTTTATCTCTATACGAAAGCTACTTTGACCGAGCTGAATAACGAAAACCTACTTCCTGACTTTGTTCAGATTGGCAATGAAACCAATTCTGAAATTTTGATGGAAAAAGAAACAAAGGAAAATGGTCCAACCAATTGGCCAAGAAATATAAGCCTATTTAATAAAGGACTAAAAGCTGTTAGCGATTTCAATAAAACAAATAACAGCAATGTTCAAACCATGCTTCATGTAGCCCAACCTGATGAAGCACTTGAATGGTTTGAAAATGCAAATAATAATAACCTTCAGAGCTTTGATTGGATTGGTTTATCCTATTATCCAAATTGGTCAAAGTTTGACCTAAAACAGTTGGAGGAAACTATTTCCACACTAAAGAGCACTTACAATAAGCATGTTATGGTAGTAGAGACTGGCTATCCCTATTCTACCCGAAACTTTGATGAAGCTAGTAATGTTTTAGGCAACGTCTCTGGCCTAAAAGGATACCCTATAAGCCCAGAAGGTCAGCTAAGTTTTATGATAGACTTAACCGCTAGTGTAATAAAAGCTGGTGGAGAAGGTGTCATTTATTGGGAACCAGCTTGGGTAAATTCAAACTGTAAAACACAGTGGGGAACTGGCTCACACTGGGAAAACGCAGCTTTTTTTGACGCAAGTCGTAACAATGAAGCCCTCCCAGTCTTTCAATTTTTTGGACATAATTATTTTAAATAA
- a CDS encoding SusC/RagA family TonB-linked outer membrane protein, which translates to MKQNYSDNTKALLGKPKFLWLLMLSLCMGQAFAQSNVTGKVTDLEEKIGLPGVTIAIKGSTKGTSTDMDGNYTISTAGVQNPILVYSFIGKESQEIVVGNQTAINVSLANDSQSLDEIVVVGYGTQRKNDLTGAITSITENDFVKGNVSTPEQLITGKLAGVQITSGGGAPGSGSTIRIRGGSSLNASNDPLIVIDGVPIDNSDISGSANPLSFINPNDIESFNVLKDASAAAIYGSRAANGVIIITTKKGKKGAQTRLSFNSRFSVANNINQVDVLSPSEFVDAVGAYGTASQQALLGTSSTNWQDVIYRTALTQDNNLSLTGNLKGVPYRASVGFLNQNGTLQTSNLKRTSASLGLSPSFLDDHLTLDLNLKVANSKSQFADEGAIGTAIGFDPTQPVYASNNEFGEYFNWIDPNGNGIEALGPSNPLAMLNLRDNVGILNRYIGNAKLTYSFHGLPELKAVVNAGFDKSNTDGNDVTSPLVSANSFNNQGSTAFYKQDRNNTTFQAFLNYVKEINQHRFDVMGGYEYQNFIRENETGTDYGKSDVTPLRNYFKTEYRLASQFGRINYGFNNTYLATFTVRRDGTSRFAPDNRYGIFPSAALAWKLNEQFDIDNTFSDLKLRFGWGVTGQQDINSGDFPYLAAYTPGQGLLYQFGGAFYDVLRPNPYDAQIKWEETTSTNFGLDFGIRAAKISGSIDFYMKKTTDLINEIDAPAGTNFSNKVVTNIGSLENKGVEFTINYTPIQKANFSWDLNFNATYNQNKITALTRNNNEDYLGVLTGDVSGGTGAYGQIHSTGYARSTFFLYQQVYDDNGKPLEGVFVDQNEDGVISELDRYHYENPDANFFLGFSSQMQYKNLNFGFIMRSNLGNYVFNNVASGSSSYYNMTGAGNFIFNLNSDVKDTGFSSSTGRDRINLSDYFVENASFLKMDNINVGYDLSSLFKTSKLRANLGFIVQNVFTITNYTGLDPEVQNGIDRNIYPRPRTYSLNLNLNF; encoded by the coding sequence ATGAAACAAAATTATAGTGATAACACAAAAGCCCTTCTCGGGAAACCAAAGTTCCTTTGGCTTCTCATGCTGAGCTTGTGTATGGGTCAGGCTTTTGCCCAAAGCAATGTTACCGGAAAAGTAACAGACCTAGAAGAAAAAATAGGTCTTCCGGGAGTAACTATTGCCATAAAAGGAAGTACCAAAGGTACCTCTACAGATATGGACGGAAATTATACAATCTCTACTGCAGGTGTCCAAAACCCAATTTTGGTCTATAGCTTTATTGGAAAAGAAAGCCAAGAAATAGTAGTAGGTAACCAAACGGCTATTAATGTATCCTTAGCTAACGACAGCCAATCATTGGATGAAATAGTAGTGGTAGGTTACGGTACACAAAGGAAAAATGACCTTACAGGTGCCATTACCTCTATTACTGAAAATGATTTTGTAAAAGGAAACGTAAGTACACCTGAGCAATTAATCACTGGTAAACTTGCTGGTGTTCAAATCACTTCTGGTGGCGGTGCTCCGGGCTCTGGTAGCACTATTAGAATTCGTGGTGGTTCTTCTCTTAATGCCAGTAATGACCCACTTATCGTTATTGACGGTGTGCCAATTGACAATAGCGATATATCAGGTTCTGCAAACCCTTTGAGTTTTATCAATCCTAACGACATTGAATCTTTCAACGTTCTTAAGGATGCTTCTGCGGCCGCTATTTATGGTTCTAGGGCAGCAAACGGAGTTATCATTATTACTACAAAAAAAGGAAAGAAAGGTGCTCAAACTCGTTTGAGTTTTAACAGCCGTTTTTCTGTAGCAAACAATATCAATCAGGTAGATGTGCTTAGCCCATCTGAATTTGTAGATGCTGTTGGGGCTTACGGAACTGCCTCTCAGCAAGCTTTATTAGGTACCTCTAGTACCAACTGGCAAGATGTAATTTACAGAACGGCTTTGACGCAAGACAATAACCTTAGCTTAACAGGTAATTTAAAAGGTGTTCCTTACAGAGCTTCTGTAGGTTTCTTAAACCAAAACGGTACACTGCAAACGTCTAACCTTAAAAGGACTTCTGCATCTTTAGGTTTGTCTCCTTCTTTTCTTGACGACCACCTTACTTTAGATTTAAACTTAAAGGTTGCTAATAGCAAATCTCAGTTTGCCGACGAAGGAGCTATAGGAACTGCCATAGGTTTTGACCCTACGCAGCCAGTATATGCAAGCAATAATGAGTTTGGTGAATACTTCAACTGGATTGACCCGAACGGAAACGGCATTGAGGCTCTTGGACCAAGTAACCCATTGGCTATGCTTAATTTGAGAGATAACGTTGGCATTCTTAACAGATACATTGGTAATGCAAAATTGACATACTCTTTCCATGGTTTACCTGAATTAAAAGCTGTAGTAAATGCTGGTTTTGATAAATCAAATACGGACGGAAATGATGTAACTAGCCCTTTAGTATCGGCTAACTCATTCAATAACCAAGGTTCTACCGCTTTCTATAAGCAAGACAGAAACAACACTACTTTCCAAGCTTTCTTAAACTATGTCAAAGAAATCAATCAACATCGTTTTGATGTGATGGGAGGTTATGAGTACCAAAACTTTATCAGAGAAAACGAAACGGGTACAGACTACGGTAAATCCGATGTAACGCCATTAAGAAACTATTTCAAAACTGAATACAGACTAGCGTCTCAATTTGGAAGAATAAACTACGGTTTCAATAATACTTACTTAGCTACATTCACAGTAAGACGTGACGGAACATCAAGATTCGCTCCAGATAACAGATATGGTATTTTCCCATCTGCTGCTTTAGCTTGGAAATTGAATGAGCAATTTGACATAGACAATACCTTTTCAGACCTTAAATTGAGATTTGGTTGGGGTGTAACTGGTCAGCAAGATATTAACTCTGGCGACTTCCCATACTTAGCTGCTTATACTCCGGGACAAGGTTTATTGTACCAATTTGGAGGAGCATTTTATGACGTCCTTCGTCCAAACCCTTATGATGCTCAAATCAAATGGGAAGAAACTACTTCTACTAACTTTGGTTTAGACTTTGGAATTCGTGCAGCTAAAATCTCTGGTAGTATTGACTTCTACATGAAGAAAACAACTGACTTGATTAATGAGATTGACGCCCCTGCGGGTACCAACTTCTCTAATAAAGTAGTGACTAATATTGGTTCTCTTGAAAATAAAGGTGTTGAGTTTACCATAAACTACACGCCTATTCAGAAAGCGAACTTCTCTTGGGATTTAAACTTTAATGCTACGTATAATCAAAACAAGATTACAGCATTAACTAGAAATAACAATGAAGATTACTTAGGTGTACTTACAGGTGACGTTAGCGGCGGAACTGGAGCCTACGGCCAAATCCACTCTACTGGATATGCTCGTTCTACTTTCTTCCTTTACCAGCAAGTATATGACGACAACGGCAAGCCTTTAGAAGGTGTATTTGTTGACCAAAATGAGGACGGCGTAATTAGTGAATTAGACAGATATCACTACGAAAATCCTGATGCAAACTTCTTCTTAGGCTTTTCTTCTCAGATGCAGTACAAGAACTTGAACTTCGGCTTTATCATGCGTAGCAATCTTGGAAACTATGTTTTCAATAACGTAGCTTCCGGCTCAAGTAGCTATTACAACATGACTGGTGCGGGTAATTTTATATTTAACCTTAACTCAGATGTGAAAGATACTGGTTTCAGTTCTTCAACAGGAAGAGACAGAATCAACCTTTCTGATTACTTCGTGGAGAATGCTTCTTTCCTCAAAATGGATAACATAAATGTAGGATATGACCTAAGTTCATTATTCAAAACAAGTAAACTTAGAGCTAACCTTGGTTTTATAGTTCAAAACGTATTTACCATCACAAACTATACTGGCCTAGACCCAGAGGTACAAAACGGGATTGACAGAAACATCTACCCACGTCCGCGTACTTACAGTTTGAACCTAAATCTTAATTTCTAA
- a CDS encoding LytTR family DNA-binding domain-containing protein, with translation MVKALVENPEEVLYLKADTNYTVYSLNNGKKVISGFTLKRHEERDEYNHFLRISRGYLLNPKFIKEIVSEGADKAVLLMDGTLAKVSRRRFDVLTGL, from the coding sequence ATGGTAAAAGCATTAGTAGAAAATCCAGAAGAGGTCCTTTATTTAAAGGCAGACACTAATTATACAGTATATAGCCTTAACAACGGAAAGAAAGTGATTTCAGGGTTTACACTTAAGAGGCATGAAGAAAGAGATGAGTATAATCATTTCTTACGTATTAGTAGGGGGTATTTATTAAATCCAAAGTTTATTAAGGAAATAGTAAGCGAAGGTGCAGATAAAGCTGTACTTCTTATGGATGGGACTTTGGCAAAAGTATCAAGAAGAAGGTTTGATGTTTTGACTGGTCTTTAA
- a CDS encoding LytR/AlgR family response regulator transcription factor, with protein sequence MKLSSIIIEDSKIARVALERQCQGHKSIEHIASFEMASEALDFLAENEIDLIFLDVEMEGMNGFEFLNALAVLPAVIMTTSSKEYAYEAFQYSIVDYIQKPITKPRLNMAIEKVLEKWNTSEPQTSSYTVEESGEENIYVRIDRKFVRIRKPDISYIENLGDYVKIFTEKESYVMLGLLKNLEVKLGSSFFRVHRSYIVNLNKILDVDDNNLVVKDKVIPISRRQKTEFLQRLNIL encoded by the coding sequence ATGAAATTAAGTAGCATTATTATTGAAGACAGCAAAATTGCCAGAGTAGCTTTAGAGAGACAGTGTCAAGGCCATAAGTCTATTGAGCATATCGCTTCTTTCGAAATGGCATCTGAAGCACTCGATTTCCTTGCAGAAAATGAGATAGACCTTATTTTTCTAGATGTAGAAATGGAAGGAATGAATGGTTTTGAGTTTTTAAATGCCTTAGCTGTCTTACCTGCAGTAATCATGACTACGTCTAGTAAAGAATACGCCTATGAGGCTTTTCAATACAGCATTGTTGATTATATTCAAAAACCTATCACTAAGCCGCGATTAAACATGGCGATAGAAAAAGTTTTAGAAAAGTGGAATACTTCTGAGCCCCAAACTAGCAGCTATACCGTTGAAGAGTCTGGAGAAGAAAACATTTATGTGCGAATTGATCGAAAATTTGTCAGAATCAGAAAACCTGATATAAGTTACATAGAAAACCTAGGTGACTATGTAAAGATATTTACAGAAAAAGAGAGCTATGTAATGCTCGGCCTGCTTAAAAATTTAGAAGTAAAATTGGGCAGCTCTTTTTTCCGTGTTCACCGTTCTTACATTGTCAACCTTAACAAAATACTCGATGTAGATGACAATAATCTTGTGGTTAAAGATAAAGTCATCCCCATCAGCCGTCGACAAAAAACAGAATTTCTTCAGCGATTAAACATTCTTTAA
- a CDS encoding helix-turn-helix domain-containing protein: MRSFYENIGQGLQRIFLSSLVILCFQTLGLSQLKVDVKLEVEPLIEKGDIYISTDFSDWNAGDPDFRMTKIGPSQYSIILENPPESFEYKFTQGTWATAEGTPAGLALPNRIYNRNDQNQTEIKNSILGWEEQIVYSFIVNAIPENTPEDASIYVAGNFNNWDPADEHYKLKRSIDGSYRCKLYSDSEEIEFKFTRGSWDSVEGRESGKARPNRTLKRQFTEDVDNLTFRIVGWEDLQGAFSFYSIYDLLLLFSVFQGILLLISIPNLQSNNTGTNKWLLCTIGLSTFSIFFYLLSNYQNSVQSFSQVLFFSDFVIFLYGPIFYFYLRKLLFNIENLPSKWYLHFIPFLIQLIIYLPFLLQPDKTLLDRIMNQESTLVILFLGIGFAGFLWNSYYWNLFRKTIKNYQEQFQSNFSYDQNLNYLTTILIIQFVCLTIWFAFFVVFGLSRFFNYETVDLQENFIDLIWLSFSMITYILGYFAIHQPETFKATPENISIFDDILESTIPKKASNTVIKKDPTTTEAILPVIEALEKNIENNKPFLNPKLTLSELAAQINSQPHILSKAINEHYGKNFFELINGYRIDEFKSLVEQEKFSHYTLLALAYEVGFNSKTAFNRSFKKITKQTPKEYFEEVKERSN; the protein is encoded by the coding sequence GTGAGAAGCTTTTATGAAAATATTGGCCAAGGTCTTCAAAGAATCTTTCTTTCGAGCTTGGTCATACTATGCTTTCAGACCCTTGGGCTCTCGCAGTTAAAAGTAGATGTAAAACTAGAAGTAGAACCACTTATTGAAAAAGGGGATATCTATATTTCTACTGACTTTAGTGATTGGAATGCTGGAGACCCTGACTTCCGGATGACCAAGATTGGTCCTTCGCAATACAGTATCATTTTAGAAAACCCACCAGAGAGTTTTGAATATAAATTCACCCAAGGCACTTGGGCTACCGCAGAAGGAACTCCCGCAGGCTTGGCCTTGCCAAACAGGATTTATAATAGAAACGATCAGAATCAAACAGAAATAAAGAACAGCATCTTAGGCTGGGAAGAACAGATAGTTTATAGTTTTATAGTAAACGCAATTCCGGAAAACACACCAGAAGATGCCTCCATTTATGTAGCTGGAAATTTCAACAATTGGGACCCTGCTGATGAGCACTACAAACTAAAAAGATCTATTGACGGCAGTTATAGATGTAAGCTCTACTCTGATTCAGAAGAGATTGAGTTTAAATTCACCAGAGGTTCATGGGATTCGGTAGAGGGAAGAGAGAGTGGAAAAGCTAGACCAAACCGAACATTAAAAAGGCAGTTTACAGAAGATGTAGACAACTTAACCTTTAGAATAGTAGGCTGGGAAGACCTGCAAGGAGCTTTTAGCTTTTATTCTATTTATGACCTGCTATTACTATTTTCTGTTTTTCAGGGAATTTTACTTTTAATTTCTATCCCGAACTTGCAATCAAACAATACAGGCACTAATAAATGGCTGCTTTGTACCATTGGACTTTCTACTTTTAGTATCTTTTTCTATCTGCTATCAAACTATCAAAACTCTGTACAGTCGTTTTCTCAAGTGCTTTTTTTCTCCGACTTTGTAATTTTCCTTTATGGTCCAATTTTTTACTTCTACCTGAGAAAACTACTTTTCAACATTGAGAATTTACCATCTAAATGGTACTTACATTTCATTCCCTTTCTGATTCAGCTTATTATCTATTTGCCATTTTTATTGCAACCAGATAAAACCCTGCTCGACAGAATCATGAATCAGGAATCTACATTGGTTATCTTGTTTTTAGGCATTGGATTCGCAGGTTTCTTATGGAATTCGTACTACTGGAATTTGTTCCGAAAAACCATCAAAAACTACCAAGAGCAGTTTCAGTCAAATTTCAGTTACGACCAAAACTTAAACTACCTAACCACCATATTAATCATACAGTTTGTCTGTTTAACTATTTGGTTTGCCTTCTTTGTGGTTTTCGGCTTGTCTAGGTTTTTCAATTATGAGACCGTAGACTTACAGGAAAACTTCATTGACCTTATCTGGCTTTCTTTCTCTATGATTACCTACATTTTGGGATATTTTGCCATTCACCAGCCCGAAACCTTCAAAGCTACGCCAGAAAATATCTCCATTTTTGATGACATTCTGGAAAGTACAATACCAAAAAAAGCTTCAAATACGGTAATAAAAAAAGACCCAACAACTACAGAAGCCATTCTGCCAGTTATAGAAGCTTTGGAAAAAAATATTGAGAATAATAAGCCCTTTTTAAACCCTAAGCTTACCCTAAGTGAGCTAGCCGCTCAAATAAACAGCCAGCCGCATATTTTGTCAAAAGCCATTAATGAGCATTATGGTAAAAACTTCTTTGAGCTTATCAACGGCTACAGAATAGACGAGTTTAAAAGCCTAGTGGAGCAAGAGAAATTCAGCCATTATACCTTGCTGGCATTGGCATACGAAGTAGGCTTTAATTCAAAGACTGCTTTTAATAGGTCTTTCAAGAAAATCACAAAGCAAACGCCTAAAGAATATTTTGAAGAAGTGAAAGAACGCTCAAACTAG
- a CDS encoding DUF4114 domain-containing protein — protein sequence MKVVFKVSFFLFQLLSIIGFGQNYSYMGTYNSNGVPNYLTTSDVVSQAFLNKVDASLPESYPVPFYNSHYIATGTESNIVLIDSADIWITFVAEGAGYKNALGYYTFDASNPSATAPAAEDINIIFPNVSRLYSGGGLLPGNKVHLGSFAAGTGIGWVLIANGWDSGKQLVENKQWTVYSNPAYNPEAVQSLKYHNVQLIDEETERIVLGFEDIRRDYASCDQDFNDAIFYISANPIESISLSNINYTSPVEGAISSGNQGGLESNGSLAEKIAKRNLEKDLLNKDENRYQSISMSSHAQVKGIFSTLEEIPLTALVPGVGPDSSDAFQSTPTDLLDLTNAIEVLSVDFFDSTSNREAVCLVTKTIGEVYSHTKSICDRVGGAELLGAKTVMIGGEYPGTLISLKRGDGAVEYAMSFSLKELGDDQYQFNSHWNITDYPSGGVFLNFQLWGRKPSDVFYLAEQVINIFSESFALSKTASFSESPAIAMRFGEYIQGEFKLTLINSKRETGKVFVEGTLRNSEQTNSIMFKDSVELTGSFLQEITFDTPGVFDAGLNIHKDGSSEIDAIYLADGAWIANFEEANVANVNLSIFPLDKIVENDNHYWIERSFEASGDVKNYYSVHRPLRLGLRAVDLTQYSYLSFVAEGVQSIEIVLSHEGVTEWLDQPRKVINLTSTASRFYIPLSEFLDASSGTLSNYDITALTFSAIGDNASFAPFDFKFNNISFSKVNGCENDTEIMATSYSNEVYASTGNMQVTSKAKDASRVVFTSENSIEFKPGFSTESGSVINAQILGCQN from the coding sequence ATGAAAGTTGTATTTAAAGTCAGTTTCTTTTTATTTCAGTTATTATCTATTATCGGTTTCGGTCAAAATTATAGTTACATGGGCACCTATAATTCTAATGGTGTACCTAACTACCTTACCACATCAGATGTGGTGAGCCAAGCATTTCTCAATAAGGTAGATGCTTCTTTACCTGAAAGCTATCCTGTACCTTTTTATAACTCACATTACATTGCTACAGGTACAGAAAGTAACATTGTCTTAATTGATAGTGCAGATATCTGGATAACTTTTGTGGCTGAGGGTGCTGGTTATAAAAATGCCTTAGGCTACTATACTTTTGATGCTAGTAATCCATCGGCAACTGCTCCGGCGGCAGAAGACATAAATATTATTTTTCCAAATGTATCTCGCTTATATAGTGGAGGTGGGCTGCTTCCTGGAAATAAAGTGCATCTAGGGAGCTTTGCTGCTGGTACTGGTATTGGCTGGGTTTTAATAGCCAATGGCTGGGATTCGGGAAAGCAATTGGTAGAAAATAAACAATGGACAGTTTATTCAAATCCAGCTTATAATCCGGAAGCTGTGCAAAGCCTAAAGTATCACAATGTGCAACTTATAGATGAAGAAACAGAAAGGATAGTTTTAGGTTTTGAAGACATAAGAAGAGATTACGCCTCATGCGACCAAGACTTTAATGACGCTATTTTTTATATTTCGGCTAACCCAATTGAATCCATTTCGCTTAGCAATATTAATTATACCTCTCCAGTAGAAGGGGCAATTAGTTCTGGAAATCAGGGAGGTTTGGAAAGCAATGGCTCTCTTGCAGAAAAGATTGCAAAAAGGAATCTTGAAAAAGATTTGCTTAATAAAGATGAGAATAGATATCAATCTATTTCTATGAGTTCTCATGCACAAGTAAAAGGCATATTTTCTACTTTGGAAGAGATTCCATTAACAGCTTTAGTGCCAGGTGTAGGTCCTGATTCATCGGATGCATTTCAAAGTACCCCTACCGATTTGTTAGATTTGACCAATGCTATTGAAGTATTGTCTGTTGATTTCTTTGATAGTACGTCTAATAGAGAGGCCGTTTGCTTAGTAACCAAAACTATAGGCGAGGTTTATAGCCATACTAAAAGTATTTGCGATAGAGTAGGTGGTGCAGAGCTATTAGGAGCTAAGACTGTCATGATAGGCGGAGAATATCCGGGGACGCTAATAAGTTTGAAAAGGGGAGATGGAGCGGTAGAATATGCCATGTCTTTTTCGCTTAAAGAATTGGGAGATGATCAGTATCAATTTAACAGTCACTGGAACATAACAGATTATCCTTCAGGAGGTGTCTTTCTTAACTTTCAGTTGTGGGGAAGAAAGCCTTCAGATGTATTCTATTTGGCAGAACAAGTTATTAATATATTTAGTGAGTCATTTGCTCTTTCAAAGACAGCTTCTTTTTCAGAAAGTCCAGCTATAGCTATGCGTTTTGGAGAATATATTCAAGGCGAATTCAAATTGACATTGATTAATTCAAAACGTGAAACAGGGAAAGTATTTGTAGAGGGTACTTTGAGAAACTCAGAGCAAACAAACTCTATTATGTTTAAAGACAGTGTAGAACTTACAGGCTCTTTTTTACAAGAAATAACCTTCGATACGCCTGGTGTTTTTGACGCAGGTCTCAATATTCATAAAGATGGCTCAAGTGAAATTGATGCCATTTACTTAGCAGATGGTGCTTGGATAGCCAATTTTGAGGAAGCGAACGTCGCTAATGTTAATCTTTCGATATTTCCTTTGGATAAAATTGTTGAGAATGATAATCATTATTGGATAGAAAGAAGTTTTGAAGCTTCAGGTGATGTTAAGAATTACTATTCCGTGCACAGGCCATTACGTTTAGGCTTAAGGGCGGTGGACCTTACTCAGTATTCTTATCTTTCTTTTGTGGCCGAAGGAGTACAATCTATTGAAATAGTTCTGAGTCATGAGGGTGTTACAGAATGGTTAGATCAACCTAGAAAAGTCATCAATTTGACTTCGACTGCTTCTAGGTTTTATATCCCTTTAAGTGAGTTTTTAGATGCTTCTAGTGGGACTCTGAGTAATTATGACATAACAGCACTTACTTTTTCTGCTATTGGCGATAATGCATCTTTTGCTCCCTTTGACTTTAAGTTTAATAATATCAGCTTCAGTAAAGTAAATGGTTGCGAAAATGATACAGAGATAATGGCTACTTCGTATTCCAATGAGGTTTATGCCTCTACCGGGAATATGCAGGTAACAAGTAAAGCCAAAGATGCATCTAGAGTTGTATTTACTTCGGAAAATTCTATAGAATTTAAACCAGGTTTTTCAACAGAATCAGGCTCAGTGATAAATGCTCAAATCTTAGGCTGTCAAAATTAA